From a region of the Acidobacteriota bacterium genome:
- a CDS encoding NCS1 family nucleobase:cation symporter-1 → MTEDVSGSPLWNPDLAPTSLASRTWSTYHIAALWIGMSVVITTYTLASGLMQQGMTWWQALVTILLGNLVVLIPMILNAHAGTKYGVSFPVLCRAAFGVKGANVPAVLRAIVACGWFGIQTWIGALALQALLTAAWPGWAGITGGIWIAFAAFWLLQVAIIIRGLEGIKVLEAWAAPLLLGGGLLLLWWAVANGGGLMHILSESPKLQQGSTPFWTLFPAALTANVGYWATLSLNIPDFTRYAKSQRSQALGQALGLPLTMTAFAFLGVAVTSATIVIFGEAVWDPVVLIARIGSPAVVIFGALVILAAQVTTNMAANVVSPANDFSSLAPKRISYVTGGLITAVIGILMMPWKLYADAAAYIFTWLIGYSSLMGAIGGILIADYWILRKQELSLPALFDLRGRYSYSNGVNPMAMIALVLSILPVTPGLVRAAITPGGAVPDPTFFDHLYTYAWFVTFALSGVTYLALMRNRRS, encoded by the coding sequence TTGACGGAGGACGTCTCCGGCAGCCCGCTGTGGAATCCCGACCTCGCACCGACGTCGCTCGCCAGCCGCACCTGGTCCACGTATCACATCGCCGCGCTCTGGATCGGGATGAGCGTGGTGATCACCACCTACACCCTGGCCTCAGGCCTGATGCAGCAGGGCATGACGTGGTGGCAGGCGCTCGTCACCATCCTGCTCGGCAACCTCGTCGTCCTCATCCCGATGATCCTGAACGCGCATGCCGGCACGAAGTACGGCGTGTCGTTCCCGGTCTTGTGCCGCGCCGCGTTCGGCGTGAAGGGCGCGAACGTGCCGGCGGTGCTGCGGGCGATCGTCGCGTGCGGCTGGTTCGGCATCCAGACCTGGATTGGCGCGCTGGCGCTGCAGGCCCTGTTGACGGCGGCGTGGCCCGGCTGGGCCGGCATTACCGGCGGCATCTGGATCGCGTTTGCCGCGTTCTGGCTGCTGCAGGTCGCCATCATCATTCGTGGACTCGAAGGCATCAAGGTGCTGGAAGCGTGGGCGGCGCCGCTGCTGCTCGGCGGCGGATTGCTGCTGTTGTGGTGGGCGGTTGCCAACGGCGGCGGCCTGATGCACATCCTGTCGGAGTCGCCGAAGCTGCAACAGGGCAGCACGCCGTTCTGGACGCTGTTTCCCGCGGCGCTCACTGCCAACGTGGGCTACTGGGCGACGCTTAGCCTGAACATTCCCGACTTCACGCGCTACGCGAAGAGCCAGCGATCGCAAGCGCTCGGCCAGGCGCTGGGCCTGCCGCTCACGATGACGGCGTTTGCCTTCCTGGGAGTGGCGGTGACGAGCGCCACGATCGTGATCTTCGGCGAGGCCGTGTGGGATCCGGTTGTGCTGATTGCCCGCATCGGCAGCCCCGCGGTGGTGATCTTCGGCGCCCTGGTGATCCTGGCCGCGCAAGTCACCACCAACATGGCGGCCAACGTCGTGTCGCCGGCCAACGATTTCTCGAGCCTGGCGCCCAAGCGGATCAGCTATGTCACTGGCGGGCTGATCACGGCCGTCATCGGCATCCTGATGATGCCGTGGAAGCTGTATGCGGACGCGGCGGCGTACATCTTCACCTGGCTGATCGGCTACTCGAGCCTGATGGGCGCCATCGGCGGCATTCTGATCGCCGATTACTGGATCCTGCGGAAGCAGGAACTATCGCTGCCTGCGCTGTTCGACCTCCGCGGGCGCTACTCGTATTCCAACGGTGTCAATCCGATGGCAATGATCGCTCTGGTTCTCTCGATCTTGCCGGTGACTCCCGGCCTCGTGCGCGCCGCCATCACGCCCGGCGGCGCCGTGCCGGACCCCACGTTCTTCGATCACCTCTACACCTATGCCTGGTTTGTGACCTTCGCGCTAAGCGGCGTGACCTACCTGGCGCTGATGCGAAACCGCCGATCATGA
- the hydA gene encoding dihydropyrimidinase yields MSLLIKHGTIVTATDQYVGDVFIEGEKITTIGTALTMPADRVIDARGKYVLPGGIDVHTHMDMPFGGTTSADDFESGTIAAAFGGTTTIVDFAIQYRGERLHDAFETWSKKAQGKAAIDYGFHMIITELSDQVEEEMDAMVRQGVSSFKLFMAYPGVFMLDDASIFRAMLRTGKNGGTICMHAENGGVIDVLVKKALAEGKTAPKYHALTRPARAEGEAAHRAIALAEIADVPVYIVHLSSAEALEQVTEARDRGLPAFAETCPQYLFLSYDNYEEPGFEGSKYVMSPPLRDKSTQDRLWRGLAFNDLQAIATDHCPFCMKEKHLGDGDFSKIPNGAPGVETRMSLVYDGGVRTGRITMNRFVELTSTSPAKIFGMFPKKGTIAPGSDADIVIFDPEKTTTLSAKTHHMKVDYNPYEGRQVTGVTETVLSRGKVIIDAGKFTGRAGAGAFLKRSARSI; encoded by the coding sequence ATGAGCCTCCTGATTAAGCACGGCACCATCGTCACCGCCACCGACCAATACGTGGGCGACGTCTTCATCGAGGGCGAGAAAATCACCACGATTGGCACGGCCTTGACCATGCCAGCTGACCGCGTCATCGATGCCAGGGGCAAGTACGTGTTGCCGGGCGGCATTGATGTGCACACGCACATGGACATGCCGTTTGGCGGCACGACCTCGGCTGACGACTTCGAGTCGGGCACCATCGCCGCCGCCTTCGGCGGCACCACGACCATCGTCGATTTTGCGATTCAGTATCGCGGCGAGCGCCTGCACGATGCCTTCGAAACCTGGTCGAAGAAGGCGCAAGGCAAGGCGGCGATCGATTACGGCTTCCACATGATCATCACGGAGCTGAGCGATCAGGTCGAAGAAGAGATGGACGCGATGGTCCGCCAGGGCGTCAGCTCGTTCAAGCTGTTCATGGCCTATCCCGGCGTGTTCATGCTGGACGATGCGAGCATCTTTCGGGCGATGCTGCGCACTGGCAAGAACGGCGGCACCATCTGCATGCACGCCGAGAACGGCGGCGTGATCGACGTGCTGGTGAAGAAGGCGCTGGCCGAGGGCAAGACGGCGCCGAAGTATCACGCGCTCACGAGGCCGGCGCGCGCCGAGGGCGAAGCCGCCCACCGCGCCATCGCACTGGCGGAGATCGCCGACGTCCCGGTCTACATCGTCCACCTGTCATCGGCCGAGGCGCTGGAACAGGTCACCGAGGCCCGCGATCGTGGCCTGCCGGCATTTGCTGAAACGTGTCCCCAGTATCTGTTCCTGTCGTACGACAACTACGAAGAGCCGGGGTTCGAGGGATCGAAGTACGTGATGAGCCCGCCGCTGCGCGACAAGTCCACGCAGGACCGGTTGTGGCGCGGGCTCGCGTTCAACGATCTGCAGGCGATTGCCACCGACCACTGCCCGTTCTGCATGAAAGAGAAGCATTTGGGCGACGGCGACTTCTCGAAGATTCCCAATGGCGCCCCTGGCGTGGAAACCCGCATGAGCCTGGTCTACGACGGCGGCGTGCGCACCGGCCGGATCACGATGAACCGCTTCGTCGAGCTCACGTCCACGTCGCCCGCCAAGATCTTCGGCATGTTCCCAAAGAAAGGCACCATCGCGCCCGGGTCCGACGCTGACATCGTGATCTTCGATCCCGAAAAGACGACGACGCTCTCCGCGAAGACTCATCACATGAAGGTCGACTACAACCCATACGAAGGACGGCAGGTCACCGGCGTGACCGAAACCGTCCTCTCTCGCGGCAAGGTGATCATCGACGCGGGGAAGTTCACCGGCAGGGCGGGCGCCGGCGCGTTCCTGAAGCGCAGCGCCCGCAGCATCTGA
- a CDS encoding patatin-like phospholipase family protein produces the protein MSNGTETRGLALVLSGGGARAAYQVGVLRVLARDCPGAVPDILTGVSAGGINAAFLATHQASFDDKVEQLAQMWARLRIDSVFRVDLRDLASRTVRWGGRLLSGGQSPLPPAKSFVDTVPLREMLERELQADGGLLGGIPRSLQDGWLRSFALTASSYTTGQSITWVQTRDEELIPTWERPQRRSEICAVRVDHVMASAALPFFFPAIEVDGGWYGDGGIRLTAPLSPAIHLGARKILAVSTRYASTTREADRPQIAGYPPPAQVAGVLFNAIFLDQLDGDALQLRQLNQLIDGQPEDKRNGLRHIDLFVVRPSQDLGRLANEYEADLPKAFRFLTRGLGTRETRSNDMLSLVMFQPDYIERLITMGETDARARLPELCAFLAG, from the coding sequence GTGAGCAACGGGACCGAGACGCGTGGATTGGCACTGGTGCTGAGCGGCGGCGGCGCGCGCGCCGCCTATCAAGTGGGCGTGCTGCGCGTGCTGGCGCGCGACTGTCCAGGGGCGGTGCCCGACATCCTGACCGGCGTCTCGGCCGGCGGCATCAACGCGGCATTTCTCGCCACGCACCAGGCGTCGTTCGACGACAAGGTCGAACAACTGGCGCAAATGTGGGCCCGTCTCCGTATCGACAGCGTGTTTCGTGTCGACCTGCGCGACCTGGCGTCGCGCACCGTGCGATGGGGCGGGCGCTTGTTGTCGGGCGGACAGTCGCCGCTGCCGCCGGCCAAGAGCTTCGTCGACACGGTGCCGCTGCGCGAGATGCTCGAACGCGAATTGCAGGCGGATGGCGGGCTCCTGGGCGGCATCCCCAGGAGCTTGCAGGACGGCTGGCTGCGCTCGTTTGCGCTGACCGCGTCGAGCTACACCACCGGCCAGTCGATCACGTGGGTCCAGACGCGAGACGAGGAGTTGATTCCCACGTGGGAACGGCCGCAACGCCGCAGCGAGATCTGCGCGGTTCGGGTGGACCACGTCATGGCCTCCGCGGCGCTGCCCTTCTTCTTCCCCGCCATCGAGGTGGACGGCGGCTGGTACGGCGACGGCGGCATCCGGCTGACCGCGCCGCTTTCGCCGGCCATTCACCTCGGCGCCAGGAAGATCCTGGCGGTGTCGACCCGCTATGCCAGCACCACTCGCGAGGCCGACCGGCCGCAGATCGCCGGCTACCCGCCGCCGGCGCAGGTGGCGGGCGTGCTGTTCAACGCAATCTTCCTCGACCAGCTGGACGGCGATGCCTTGCAGTTGCGGCAGCTCAATCAGCTGATCGACGGCCAGCCCGAGGACAAGCGCAACGGCTTGCGCCACATCGACCTGTTCGTGGTGAGGCCGTCGCAGGACCTGGGCCGGCTCGCCAACGAGTACGAGGCCGACCTCCCGAAGGCGTTCCGCTTCCTGACGCGGGGCTTGGGCACGCGCGAAACGCGCTCGAACGACATGCTCAGCCTGGTGATGTTCCAGCCCGACTACATCGAGCGCTTGATCACCATGGGCGAGACCGATGCCCGGGCCCGGCTGCCCGAGCTATGCGCGTTCCTCGCCGGCTAG
- a CDS encoding serine hydrolase domain-containing protein, whose amino-acid sequence MAQSRSVACGWLVTLLLASSLVAAQTPATAPTPPPPAGPIDAAEIDALLKQFNVPGVSIAVIQDFKIHWARGYGRADADTGTPVTADTMFQAASISKPVAAMASMRAVQDGRFGLDQDINTILKSWQLPGGEFTKQRPVTPRALMSHTSGTGDGFGFPGYALSAPIPTLVQILDGQSPSNRPQVRLERPPFTGYKYSGGGVTMQELALTEAMDKPLVELARDWVLNPIGMTNSTFEQPLPAARETQAARAHNRQGARMGDPWHVYPEHAAAGLWTTPTDLAKFLIEVQATLAGQSTRVLSRAMMLEMVTPVGVGPYAVGFSVEKRGEGWYFGHSGSNWGFQCAMLAHRLKGYGIVMMTNGDNGGALMRELRSRVERAYQWDALDTPIPRTYGPVVKDGKP is encoded by the coding sequence ATGGCCCAATCAAGAAGCGTCGCCTGCGGATGGCTGGTCACCCTGCTGCTTGCCTCGAGCCTGGTCGCCGCCCAGACGCCGGCCACAGCTCCCACCCCGCCGCCGCCGGCTGGGCCGATCGATGCCGCCGAGATCGACGCGCTGTTGAAGCAGTTCAATGTCCCCGGCGTCAGCATCGCCGTGATCCAGGACTTCAAGATCCACTGGGCCAGGGGCTATGGACGTGCGGATGCCGACACCGGCACTCCCGTGACGGCCGACACCATGTTTCAAGCCGCGTCGATCAGCAAGCCGGTGGCCGCGATGGCGTCGATGCGGGCGGTGCAGGACGGCCGGTTTGGGCTCGATCAAGACATCAACACCATCCTGAAGTCGTGGCAACTGCCGGGCGGCGAGTTCACGAAGCAGCGGCCGGTCACCCCGCGCGCGCTGATGAGCCACACGTCAGGAACCGGTGATGGATTCGGATTCCCCGGTTACGCCCTCAGCGCACCGATCCCAACGCTGGTGCAGATCCTCGATGGGCAGTCGCCGTCGAATCGTCCGCAGGTCAGGCTCGAGCGCCCGCCGTTCACCGGCTACAAGTACTCCGGTGGCGGGGTGACGATGCAGGAGTTGGCCTTGACCGAGGCCATGGACAAGCCGCTAGTGGAACTGGCTCGCGACTGGGTCTTGAATCCGATTGGCATGACCAACAGCACGTTCGAGCAGCCGCTGCCGGCGGCTCGCGAAACGCAGGCGGCCCGCGCGCACAATCGCCAGGGCGCGCGGATGGGCGACCCGTGGCACGTCTATCCCGAGCACGCGGCGGCCGGACTGTGGACGACGCCCACCGACCTTGCGAAGTTCCTGATCGAAGTGCAGGCGACCCTGGCCGGGCAGTCCACCCGAGTGTTGTCGCGCGCGATGATGCTGGAGATGGTCACGCCCGTGGGCGTCGGACCGTACGCGGTGGGATTCTCGGTGGAGAAGCGAGGCGAGGGCTGGTACTTTGGTCATAGCGGCAGCAACTGGGGATTCCAGTGCGCGATGCTCGCCCATCGCCTGAAGGGCTACGGTATTGTCATGATGACGAACGGCGACAACGGCGGTGCGCTCATGCGGGAGCTCCGCAGCCGGGTCGAGCGCGCGTACCAGTGGGATGCGCTCGACACACCTATTCCCCGGACCTACGGGCCCGTGGTGAAGGACGGTAAGCCATGA
- a CDS encoding NAD-dependent dihydropyrimidine dehydrogenase subunit PreA (NADH-dependent; catalyzes the conversion of pyrimidines to 5,6-dihydro compounds in pyrimidine degradation), translated as MKPAISVTFTGLKFTNPFLLSSAPPTESESNIMRAFDAGWGGVVTKTIGLHPVTNVAGPKTKFLRSTLDGKLSMQKKPDTALHSSWNWELISDKTLDWWVPKIESIKKAHPDRILVASIMAGSGSDTELAHWQTLAKACQAAGADAFELNLSCPHMDRKDMGSNIGKDQAQVSIVTEVVKEVATIPVWCKLTPSTTDIVEEASAAFRGGADAIVSSNTFPSLPLIDPETMEFEMNVDGLVSSGGLGGPAILPQSLAKMASLTNAFPDQAFSGIGGIADFGHALNYFLLGCGTVQVCTAAMLDRAIGPTVIKNLIDGMQQFMEKRSYASLEDFRGLRRGNVVVHSKIRRPDGKEYHGGHDAEGYAS; from the coding sequence ATGAAGCCGGCCATCTCGGTTACGTTCACGGGCCTGAAGTTCACCAACCCGTTCCTGCTCTCGTCGGCGCCGCCGACCGAGTCGGAATCGAACATCATGCGCGCCTTCGACGCCGGCTGGGGCGGCGTCGTCACCAAGACCATCGGCCTGCATCCGGTCACCAACGTGGCCGGGCCGAAGACCAAGTTCCTGCGTTCGACGCTCGACGGCAAGCTGTCGATGCAGAAGAAGCCCGACACGGCACTGCACTCGTCGTGGAACTGGGAGCTCATTTCCGACAAGACGCTCGACTGGTGGGTGCCGAAAATCGAGAGCATCAAGAAGGCGCATCCCGACCGCATCCTGGTGGCGTCAATCATGGCCGGGTCGGGCAGCGACACCGAGCTGGCGCACTGGCAGACGCTCGCGAAGGCCTGCCAGGCGGCCGGCGCCGATGCCTTCGAGTTGAACCTGTCGTGCCCGCACATGGACCGCAAGGACATGGGCTCGAACATCGGCAAGGACCAGGCGCAGGTCTCGATCGTCACCGAGGTCGTGAAAGAGGTCGCGACGATCCCGGTGTGGTGCAAGCTGACCCCGTCCACCACCGACATTGTCGAAGAAGCGAGCGCAGCGTTCCGCGGCGGCGCCGACGCGATCGTCTCGTCCAACACCTTCCCGTCGCTGCCGTTGATCGATCCGGAGACGATGGAGTTCGAGATGAACGTGGATGGGCTGGTGTCGAGCGGCGGGCTGGGCGGTCCGGCGATTCTGCCGCAGTCGCTCGCGAAGATGGCGTCGCTCACCAACGCGTTCCCCGACCAGGCCTTCTCGGGCATCGGCGGGATTGCCGATTTCGGGCACGCCCTGAACTATTTCCTATTGGGCTGCGGCACCGTGCAGGTCTGCACCGCGGCGATGCTCGATCGCGCGATCGGCCCGACCGTGATCAAGAATCTGATCGACGGCATGCAGCAGTTCATGGAGAAGCGCAGCTACGCCTCGCTCGAGGACTTCCGTGGCCTGCGTCGTGGCAACGTGGTGGTGCATTCGAAGATCCGCCGGCCCGACGGCAAGGAGTACCACGGCGGGCATGACGCCGAGGGGTATGCGAGTTGA